In one Lycium barbarum isolate Lr01 chromosome 7, ASM1917538v2, whole genome shotgun sequence genomic region, the following are encoded:
- the LOC132602973 gene encoding BTB/POZ domain-containing protein At2g24240-like, translated as MGIQKDKVKFNVGGRIFETTATTLGNAGRNSVFGAMFDDEWNLNSDATTNEHFIDRNSDCFSVLLDLLRTGELYLPQNIPEKLLYREALFYGLLDHVRSAKWGPFDGNRLLPARSVTGRAPGDGTAIRAGPDGGCCVAHGSMVHVYDWMMEEHPPINLDYQRVNDAGWVDSESIVLSACERLGKGDGGMGLFSVSTGDLRYKFHVKHENQVKSYTAGALSFSSDYKLFSSCKGRSNEYGIGVWDQVTGKQIDFFYEPPGWSLGEADKLQWLHGTNCLLVASLFPRKDNCYISLLDFRDKSNMVWSWSDVGAPITDERRVRDAIAMEETSSICVVNEYEDLGFMDLRRSSGTPRWCSRSRLMKGKMPDEPCYPKLALHEGQLFSSMNDCISVFCGPDWVLTSRLRRSYGGSICDFSIGGDRLFALHSEENVFDIWETSPPPII; from the coding sequence ATGGGGATTCAAAAAGATAAGGTGAAATTCAATGTTGGTGGTAGAATTTTCGAAACAACAGCGACAACCTTAGGGAATGCTGGTCGAAATTCAGTATTTGGAGCAATGTTTGATGATGAATGGAACCTGAATTCTGATGCAACAACTAATGAACATTTCATTGATAGGAACTCTGATTGTTTTTCAGTACTTCTTGATTTGCTCAGGACAGGAGAGCTTTATTTACCTCAAAATATCCCTGAAAAGTTGTTGTATAGAGAGGCTTTGTTTTATGGTCTCTTGGATCATGTCAGGTCAGCTAAGTGGGGGCCGTTCGACGGGAACAGGCTCCTCCCGGCCCGTTCTGTGACGGGCCGGGCTCCTGGGGACGGCACGGCCATCCGGGCCGGCCCGGATGGGGGGTGCTGTGTGGCTCATGGGAGTATGGTTCATGTGTATGATTGGATGATGGAGGAACACCCTCCTATTAATCTTGATTATCAAAGGGTTAATGATGCTGGTTGGGTTGATTCTGAGAGTATTGTGTTAAGTGCTTGTGAAAGATTAGGTAAAGGTGATGGTGGAATGGGATTGTTTAGTGTATCTACTGGGGATTTAAGGTACAAATTTCATGTCAAACATGAAAATCAAGTCAAGAGTTATACTGCTGGTGCACTTAGTTTTAGTTCAGATTACAAGTTGTTTTCTAGTTGTAAAGGTAGAAGTAATGAGTATGGTATTGGTGTATGGGACCAAGTTACTGGAAAACAGATTGATTTTTTCTATGAGCCACCTGGTTGGTCACTTGGTGAAGCTGATAAGTTGCAATGGTTACATGGTACTAACTGTTTGTTAGTTGCTTCTTTGTTTCCAAGGAAGGACAATTGTTACataagtttgttggattttaggGATAAAAGTAATATGGTTTGGTCGTGGTCCGATGTTGGAGCGCCTATAACGGATGAGAGGAGAGTTAGGGACGCGATAGCAATGGAGGAAACGAGTTCTATTTGTGTGGTCAACGAGTACGAAGATTTAGGTTTTATGGATTTGAGGAGGAGCTCGGGAACTCCGAGGTGGTGTTCAAGAAGCAGGTTGATGAAAGGCAAAATGCCTGATGAACCGTGTTATCCTAAGTTGGCATTGCACGAGGGGCAATTGTTCTCATCAATGAACGACTGCATCTCTGTGTTTTGTGGGCCTGATTGGGTTCTTACATCAAGGCTTCGACGGAGTTATGGTGGTTCAATTTGTGATTTCTCCATTGGTGGTGACCGTCTTTTCGCTCTTCATAGTGAAGAAAATGTATTCGATATATGGGAGACGTCGCCTCCAccaattatatga